In one Juglans regia cultivar Chandler chromosome 11, Walnut 2.0, whole genome shotgun sequence genomic region, the following are encoded:
- the LOC109019557 gene encoding uncharacterized protein LOC109019557, whose protein sequence is MENIQHFSHRHPLTLVLLNKVDGDLGRCKICYQIIERVSDDGYGCKECGFYIHKSCVVFPNELQHPSHPKHLLLLKLHRYEDCANCNSNQFDFKYKCPHCHEFYLCPECAFLPLTKKVENHDHPLTLIEKLSSFMCDHCLKGANGMLYFCLTCSFMVHSKCTSSPSIEWSPTIQAAIHSHSLTLHKKIFSFTCDACGNEGKEAFYFCATCLFVAHLDCALLPSIVKVKRHKHPLNLIYSLPADQSKRRIVCQLCAKTVDTNYWLYCCSSHDFVAHLHCATKKEEIDETFVPNSKEDHNDKSIDLLPAYIVKKTKSEGDGTEIHTEIEHFSHEHDLQLTDHGSGIDKKCDGCIRSICPPFYECAQCEFFLHKSCVELPTELRSSLHRHPLKLIFLGERKLSIICDACRHLCNGFVYHCAECDFDLDVQCSSIPDILKVHPSHKYDHQLILANSSEYNTCSSCGSKGRYNFSCVDCKFTLDFKCLTRPRTMNYENHDHPFTLCYTLEDDSGEYYCDICEKERDPKSWFYYCADCSYPTHPECILGNHPRIKFGKTFKFDFHQHPLTLVEKTHAKCSRCGSLINEGFAYECAECNFIVHCPRC, encoded by the coding sequence ATGGAGAATATTCAACATTTCAGCCACCGTCATCCCTTGACGTTAGTCCTCCTTAACAAAGTGGATGGTGATCTTGGTCGCTGTAAAATATGCTATCAAATAATAGAACGGGTTTCTGATGATGGTTACGGATGCAAAGAGTGCGGTTTCTACATACACAAGTCATGTGTTGTATTTCCCAATGAGTTGCAGCATCCCTCACATCCCAAACATCTTCTTCTCCTCAAACTACATCGTTATGAAGATTGTGCTAATTGCAACTCCAATCAGTTCGACTTTAAATATAAGTGTCCTCATTGTCATGAGTTTTATCTTTGTCCTGAATGTGCATTTCTACCGCTCACCAAAAAGGTTGAAAATCATGACCACCCATTGACCCTTATAGAGAAATTATCGTCATTCATGTGTGATCATTGTTTGAAGGGAGCCAATGGTATGCTTTACTTTTGTCTCACCTGTTCATTTATGGTCCACTCAAAATGTACATCTTCACCATCGATTGAATGGTCGCCCACCATACAAGCTGCAATTCACAGCCATTCATTGAcccttcataaaaaaattttctcattcaCTTGCGATGCTTGTGGGAATGAAGGCAAGGAAGCATTTTACTTTTGTGCCACTTGTTTATTTGTGGCCCACCTAGATTGTGCCCTTTTACCATCAATCGTCAAAGTAAAAAGGCACAAGCACCCTCTCAATCTCATCTACTCTCTTCCAGCCGACCAATCTAAACGTAGAATAGTGTGCCAACTATGTGCTAAGACGGTGGACACGAACTACTGGCTCTACTGTTGCTCAAGCCACGATTTTGTTGCTCACCTTCATTGTGCTACAAAGAAGGAAGAGATAGATGAAACATTTGTGCCGAACTCTAAAGAAGATCACAATGATAAATCTATTGACTTATTACCTGCATATATTGTCAAAAAGACCAAATCAGAAGGAGACGGAACTGAAATACATACAGAAATCGAGCATTTTAGTCATGAGCATGACTTACAACTCACCGATCATGGGTCTGGGATCGACAAAAAGTGCGATGGGTGCATAAGGTCTATCTGTCCCCCATTTTATGAATGTGCTCAATGTGAATTCTTTCTTCACAAATCGTGTGTTGAATTACCAACAGAATTGCGAAGCTCACTTCATCGACACCCCCTCAAGTTGATCTTCTTGGGAGAACGAAAGCTTTCAATTATTTGTGATGCTTGTAGGCATCTATGTAATGGCTTCGTTTATCATTGTGCGGAATGCGACTTTGACCTTGATGTCCAATGCAGTTCAATCCCTGATATACTTAAGGTACATCCTAGTCACAAATATGACCACCAACTAATTCTTGCTAACTCATCAGAATACAATACTTGTAGTTCTTGTGGATCAAAGGGaagatataattttagttgTGTTGATTGTAAATTCACTCTCGACTTCAAGTGTTTGACACGACCGCGTACGATGAACTACGAGAATCATGATCATCCATTCACACTTTGTTATACTTTAGAAGATGACTCTGGTGAATATTATTGTGATATTTGTGAAAAAGAGCGAGATCCAAAGAGTTGGTTCTATTATTGTGCTGATTGCAGTTATCCTACTCATCCTGAATGCATTCTCGGTAATCATCCAAGGATCAAGTTTggaaaaactttcaaatttgattttcaCCAGCATCCTCTTACTTTGGTTGAGAAGACACATGCTAAATGCTCGAGATGTGGTAGTTTGATTAATGAAGGTTTCGCTTATGAATGTGCCGAGTGTAATTTCATTGTTCATTGTCCAAGGTGCTAA
- the LOC109005524 gene encoding putative pentatricopeptide repeat-containing protein At3g05240 isoform X1: protein MMKHYNAILPLLDKCKTMTELRQLHGLMITTSVIKYVIPLSRLIDFCANPKAGDLDYAESVFSQIEVPSAYIWNSMIKAYSNSNNPDEAVHMYREMQRRGYSPDHFTFPFVLKACSVVTNPHHGKCIHCRILKTGFELDVYASCGLLNMYVSCADMVAGLKVFDAIPKWNVVAWTSLISGYVNNGWPRKAIEVCKDMEFWGVEPNEITLVNVLVACSHSRDIDSGKWVHSRVCQLGYDPFESDSNFNVILATAIIDMYAKCGSLGYARKLFNKMPKKSLVVWNSMVGAYNQYGRVEEALGLFRDMMIGGFQPDTATFLSGIGVCAHLGALALGQNIHAFVLKTNIVKDIAVGTALLDMYAKVGDARSSHKIFCELQKKDAIAWTSMIIGLAMHGHAEEALGTFKRMQEDPNVIPDEITYIGVLSACSHLGLVEEGQRHFTSMADDYSIEPTVEHYGCMIDLLSRAGCFEKAERLVEKMPTQPNIAIWGALLNGCEIHGNVDLADQLRSRITELEPQGSGVYVLLSNIYARVGKWQEAKLARELMAHRRIAKTRGHSAIELKLLHS, encoded by the coding sequence ATGATGAAACACTACAACGCCATCCTGCCTTTGTTAGACAAATGCAAAACCATGACTGAATTGAGACAACTACATGGGCTGATGATCACTACATcagtgataaaatatgtgataccCTTGAGCAGGCTTATTGATTTTTGCGCGAATCCCAAAGCTGGAGACCTCGATTATGCAGAGTCAGTTTTTAGCCAAATTGAAGTGCCTAGTGCATACATTTGGAACTCTATGATCAAAGCTTACTCAAACAGCAACAACCCAGATGAGGCTGTGCATATGTATAGAGAAATGCAGCGAAGAGGTTACTCACCGGACCATTTTACGTTCCCTTTTGTGCTCAAAGCATGTTCAGTAGTTACGAATCCACATCACGGGAAATGCATTCATTGTCGAATTTTGAAAACTGGGTTTGAATTGGATGTGTATGCGTCCTGTGGTTTACTAAATATGTATGTATCCTGTGCAGATATGGTAGCAGGATTGAAAGTGTTTGATGCTATTCCTAAGTGGAATGTGGTGGCTTGGACTAGTTTGATTTCTGGGTATGTTAATAACGGTTGGCCAAGGAAGGCAATTGAGGTGTGTAAAGACATGGAGTTTTGGGGTGTAGAGCCTAATGAAATAACCTTGGTTAATGTATTAGTTGCATGCTCTCATAGTAGAGATATAGATTCTGGAAAATGGGTTCACAGTCGTGTCTGCCAACTGGGATATGATCCCTTTGAATCAGACTCGAATTTCAACGTGATACTTGCAACTGCCATTATAGATATGTATGCAAAATGTGGTAGCTTGGGATACGCAAGGAAGCTGTTCAACAAAATGCCTAAAAAAAGCTTGGTTGTATGGAATTCCATGGTTGGTGCTTATAATCAGTATGGCAGGGTTGAGGAGGCACTAGGTCTGTTTCGAGACATGATGATTGGTGGGTTTCAGCCGGACACAGCTACCTTTCTGAGCGGCATAGGTGTCTGTGCTCATTTGGGGGCTTTGGCATTGGGACAAAATATTCATGCATTTGTATTGAAGACCAACATCGTCAAGGATATTGCTGTTGGAACTGCCCTGTTAGACATGTATGCCAAAGTTGGAGATGCAAGAAGTTCGCATAAGATCTTTTGTGAATTGCAAAAGAAAGACGCGATTGCATGGACGAGCATGATAATTGGTTTAGCTATGCACGGGCATGCAGAGGAAGCTCTAGGTACTTTCAAGAGAATGCAAGAGGATCCTAATGTAATCCCTGACGAGATCACATACATTGGGGTTCTATCTGCATGTAGCCATCTTGGGTTGGTAGAAGAAGGTCAGAGACACTTCACTTCAATGGCAGATGATTACAGCATAGAGCCAACAGTAGAGCACTATGGTTGCATGATTGATCTCTTGAGCCGAGCAGGCTGCTTCGAAAAGGCAGAGAGGTTAGTTGAGAAAATGCCAACCCAACCAAATATTGCCATATGGGGTGCTCTTTTAAATGGTTGTGAGATTCATGGAAATGTGGATCTAGCTGATCAATTGAGAAGCCGTATAACAGAGTTGGAACCTCAGGGTAGCGGAGTTTATGTTCTTCTTTCCAATATATATGCTAGGGTTGGTAAATGGCAAGAAGCAAAGCTGGCTAGAGAGCTGATGGCACATAGAAGGATTGCTAAAACTCGGGGACACAGTgcaattgaattgaaattgttGCACTCTTAA
- the LOC109005524 gene encoding putative pentatricopeptide repeat-containing protein At3g05240 isoform X2, which produces MMKHYNAILPLLDKCKTMTELRQLHGLMITTSVIKYVIPLSRLIDFCANPKAGDLDYAESVFSQIEVPSAYIWNSMIKAYSNSNNPDEAVHMYREMQRRDMVAGLKVFDAIPKWNVVAWTSLISGYVNNGWPRKAIEVCKDMEFWGVEPNEITLVNVLVACSHSRDIDSGKWVHSRVCQLGYDPFESDSNFNVILATAIIDMYAKCGSLGYARKLFNKMPKKSLVVWNSMVGAYNQYGRVEEALGLFRDMMIGGFQPDTATFLSGIGVCAHLGALALGQNIHAFVLKTNIVKDIAVGTALLDMYAKVGDARSSHKIFCELQKKDAIAWTSMIIGLAMHGHAEEALGTFKRMQEDPNVIPDEITYIGVLSACSHLGLVEEGQRHFTSMADDYSIEPTVEHYGCMIDLLSRAGCFEKAERLVEKMPTQPNIAIWGALLNGCEIHGNVDLADQLRSRITELEPQGSGVYVLLSNIYARVGKWQEAKLARELMAHRRIAKTRGHSAIELKLLHS; this is translated from the exons ATGATGAAACACTACAACGCCATCCTGCCTTTGTTAGACAAATGCAAAACCATGACTGAATTGAGACAACTACATGGGCTGATGATCACTACATcagtgataaaatatgtgataccCTTGAGCAGGCTTATTGATTTTTGCGCGAATCCCAAAGCTGGAGACCTCGATTATGCAGAGTCAGTTTTTAGCCAAATTGAAGTGCCTAGTGCATACATTTGGAACTCTATGATCAAAGCTTACTCAAACAGCAACAACCCAGATGAGGCTGTGCATATGTATAGAGAAATGCAGCGAAGAG ATATGGTAGCAGGATTGAAAGTGTTTGATGCTATTCCTAAGTGGAATGTGGTGGCTTGGACTAGTTTGATTTCTGGGTATGTTAATAACGGTTGGCCAAGGAAGGCAATTGAGGTGTGTAAAGACATGGAGTTTTGGGGTGTAGAGCCTAATGAAATAACCTTGGTTAATGTATTAGTTGCATGCTCTCATAGTAGAGATATAGATTCTGGAAAATGGGTTCACAGTCGTGTCTGCCAACTGGGATATGATCCCTTTGAATCAGACTCGAATTTCAACGTGATACTTGCAACTGCCATTATAGATATGTATGCAAAATGTGGTAGCTTGGGATACGCAAGGAAGCTGTTCAACAAAATGCCTAAAAAAAGCTTGGTTGTATGGAATTCCATGGTTGGTGCTTATAATCAGTATGGCAGGGTTGAGGAGGCACTAGGTCTGTTTCGAGACATGATGATTGGTGGGTTTCAGCCGGACACAGCTACCTTTCTGAGCGGCATAGGTGTCTGTGCTCATTTGGGGGCTTTGGCATTGGGACAAAATATTCATGCATTTGTATTGAAGACCAACATCGTCAAGGATATTGCTGTTGGAACTGCCCTGTTAGACATGTATGCCAAAGTTGGAGATGCAAGAAGTTCGCATAAGATCTTTTGTGAATTGCAAAAGAAAGACGCGATTGCATGGACGAGCATGATAATTGGTTTAGCTATGCACGGGCATGCAGAGGAAGCTCTAGGTACTTTCAAGAGAATGCAAGAGGATCCTAATGTAATCCCTGACGAGATCACATACATTGGGGTTCTATCTGCATGTAGCCATCTTGGGTTGGTAGAAGAAGGTCAGAGACACTTCACTTCAATGGCAGATGATTACAGCATAGAGCCAACAGTAGAGCACTATGGTTGCATGATTGATCTCTTGAGCCGAGCAGGCTGCTTCGAAAAGGCAGAGAGGTTAGTTGAGAAAATGCCAACCCAACCAAATATTGCCATATGGGGTGCTCTTTTAAATGGTTGTGAGATTCATGGAAATGTGGATCTAGCTGATCAATTGAGAAGCCGTATAACAGAGTTGGAACCTCAGGGTAGCGGAGTTTATGTTCTTCTTTCCAATATATATGCTAGGGTTGGTAAATGGCAAGAAGCAAAGCTGGCTAGAGAGCTGATGGCACATAGAAGGATTGCTAAAACTCGGGGACACAGTgcaattgaattgaaattgttGCACTCTTAA
- the LOC108983819 gene encoding root phototropism protein 3-like, which translates to MEYRFANPGHDKPTLGRKSLDRENLICQSISGGKPNRFVIFPANVSMVAEAIERRNQDWIVRTKFTSDLIIQVGDSTFFLHKIPMVSRSVYLNRLVFQRNSNGKRDTSPKIQLDNLPGGTKTFELLVRFCYGWKVDLTATNIAPLYCASHFLEMREDLEPGNLMSETEAFLSFLILTSWKDTFRIFKSCESISAWAKELEIVKRCSEAIAWKACSNSKAFSFGEDDAECLNILANADQNSKLDDRLDNWWFEDVSCLRIDHFIEVIHAIKSKGMKSELVGSCIAHWSAKRLSRITFGLDQLTPKHMNKQLQRVTTECLIKLLPVEENSVSCNFLLHLLKVALTAKINSELLNMLERRIGFLLEQCRVPDLLVKNFGDNDSVYDVGIIIRVVESYVSSVSSNPTPKIFAVGRLVDGYLTLVARDETLPAKSFQSLAEALPKDARYCDDSLYRAVDMYLKIHPSLTDEERLSVCRSLEYHRLSQEAREHVMKNDRLPLKIMTQFMLLEQVNMTRSMTASGSNYGRRKAQAIIRVSKGLENGWMNRKEEIKIMKKEVDNMKVQLNELLMCKLKLQRQVKICIN; encoded by the exons ATGGAATACAGGTTTGCCAATCCTGGACATGACAAGCCTACACTGGGAAGGAAAAGTCTTGACAGAGAGAATTTAATCTGTCAGTCAATATCTGGTGGGAAGCCTAACCGATTTGTCATTTTTCCAGCCAATGTTAGCATGGTCGCCGAAGCTATAGAAAGAAGAAACCAGGACTG GATTGTTCGGACAAAATTTACAAGTGATCTGATCATACAAGTTGGAGATTCAACCTTTTTCTTGCACAAG ATTCCTATGGTCTCAAGAAGTGTATATTTGAATAGACTGGTATTCCAGAGAAACAGCAATGGCAAGAGAGACACAAGCCCCAAAATCCAACTAGATAATCTTCCAGGAGGAACCAAAACTTTTGAATTACTAGTGAGATTTTGTTACGGATGGAAGGTTGATTTAACAGCAACCAACATTGCTCCATTATATTGTGCTTCACATTTCTTGGAAATGAGGGAGGACCTTGAACCGGGAAATCTCATGTCCGAAACTGAGGCTTTTCTAAGCTTTTTAATCCTTACATCCTGGAAAGACACATTTCGGATTTTCAAAAGTTGTGAATCCATTTCTGCCTGGGCAAAGGAGCTGGAAATTGTGAAAAGGTGCTCAGAAGCCATCGCCTGGAAGGCCTGCTCAAATTCAAAAGCATTCagctttggtgaagatgatGCAGAGTGCTTGAATATTCTAGCAAATGCTGATCAGAACTCAAAACTTGATGACAGACTTGATAATTGGTGGTTTGAAGATGTTTCATGCCTTCGAATAGATCATTTTATAGAAGTGATTCATGCCATTAAAAGTAAAGGGATGAAGTCGGAGCTTGTAGGATCATGTATAGCTCATTGGTCTGCAAAACGGCTTTCAAGGATCACTTTTGGACTGGACCAATTGACTCCCAAACATATGAATAAACAGTTACAAAGGGTTACAACTGAATGCTTGATTAAGCTGCTTCCTGTGGAGGAAAACTCAGTTTCTTGCAATTTTCTACTACACCTACTCAAGGTAGCCCTAACAGCAAAAATAAATTCTGAATTGTTGAATATGCTAGAAAGAAGAATAGGCTTCCTGTTGGAGCAATGTCGTGTTCCAGATCTCCTAGTTAAGAATTTTGGAGACAATGACAGTGTTTACGATGTGGGCATTATCATCAGGGTGGTAGAGTCTTATGTGTCTTCGGTTTCAAGCAATCCCACACCAAAAATATTTGCTGTCGGAAGGCTGGTGGATGGTTATCTTACACTGGTCGCAAGGGATGAAACCCTCCCTGCGAAAAGTTTCCAGTCACTTGCAGAAGCATTGCCAAAAGATGCTCGGTATTGTGATGACAGCCTTTACAGAGCCGTTGACATGTATCTCAAG ATACACCCTAGCTTAACAGATGAGGAAAGATTAAGTGTATGTAGATCCCTGGAATACCATAGACTATCCCAAGAAGCCCGTGAGCATGTGATGAAGAACGACAGGCTGCCTTTGAAAATCATGACACAATTCATGCTCTTAGAGCAAGTGAACATGACTAGGTCAATGACAGCTTCTGGATCAAATTATGGAAGAAGGAAGGCGCAGGCAATTATTAGAGTGTCTAAAGGTTTAGAGAATGGCTGGATGAATCGCAAGGAAGAGATTAAGATAATGAAGAAAGAGGTTGACAACATGAAGGTGCAACTCAATGAACTACTGATGTGTAAACTAAAGCTGCAAAGACAAGTGAAGATATGCATCAATTAG
- the LOC108983818 gene encoding uncharacterized protein LOC108983818 isoform X1, whose translation MNQEDDKGSSCSTGDLNLCPICLGPIVQDSYLDKCFHKFCYTCIVQWTKVVAGKLSRPLPSVKCPLCKTENFSIIHGYDGNSFQQHHINQDFEHSFVLTRGHKYRLQCYYSEPGVVSDIFNASRYWKSRKYLQPNRWLQSWLRREIQALMQEEDVDIIVHHILGVIDSFVSRNEPKSHVKIPETKGEELKALVSDAARPFLGARTDRFINEVELFLASGLNIEAYDAVYMQRLGWSFPGVTSEASEGALSGQTTVIPYLYIFDADSDGPD comes from the exons ATGAACCAGGAGGACGACAAGGGCAGCTCTTGCTCCACAGGGGATTTGAACCTATGCCCCATCTGCCTCGGACCCATCGTTCAAGATTCCTACCTTGATAAATGTTTCC ATAAGTTTTGTTACACTTGCATTGTACAATGGACCAAAGTAGTTGCTGGCAAGCTGTCTCGCCCGCTTCCCTCTGTAAAATGTCCTCTCTGCAAG actgaaaatttttctattatacATGGATATGATGGAAATTCTTTTCAACAGCACCATATCAATCAGGATTTTGAACATAG TTTTGTATTAACAAGAGGACACAAGTACAGATTACAGTGCTATTACTCTGAACCAG GTGTCGTAAGTGACATATTCAATGCATCACGGTATTGGAAGTCTCGTAAGTACCTTCAGCCAAACCGCTGGCTCCAAAGTTGGTTGAGAAGGGAAATTCAAGCTCTGATGCAG GAGGAAGATGTTGACATTATTGTGCACCACATACTTGGTGTAATTGACTCATTTGTATCCCG GAACGAGCCAAAAAGTCATGTAAAAATTCCTGAAACGAAAGGAGAAGAGTTGAAGGCTTTAGTCTCTGACGCTGCAAGGCCCTTTCTAGGAGCAAGAACAGATCGATTTATAAACGAGGTGGAACTATTTCTTGCTTCAGGTTTGAACATTGAAGCCTATGATGCTGTGTACATGCAGAGATTAGGTTGGAGTTTTCCTGGAGTCACCAGTGAGGCTTCTGAAGGAGCACTTAGTGGACAGACAACTGTAATTCCATACCTGTATATATTTGATGCAGACTCTGATGGACCTGATTAA
- the LOC108983818 gene encoding uncharacterized protein LOC108983818 isoform X2: protein MDQSSCWQAVSPASLCKMSSLQGSFWSILFSDYCTPTENFSIIHGYDGNSFQQHHINQDFEHSFVLTRGHKYRLQCYYSEPGVVSDIFNASRYWKSRKYLQPNRWLQSWLRREIQALMQEEDVDIIVHHILGVIDSFVSRNEPKSHVKIPETKGEELKALVSDAARPFLGARTDRFINEVELFLASGLNIEAYDAVYMQRLGWSFPGVTSEASEGALSGQTTVIPYLYIFDADSDGPD from the exons ATGGACCAAAGTAGTTGCTGGCAAGCTGTCTCGCCCGCTTCCCTCTGTAAAATGTCCTCTCTGCAAGGTTCATTTtggtctattttattttcagacTACTGCACCCCA actgaaaatttttctattatacATGGATATGATGGAAATTCTTTTCAACAGCACCATATCAATCAGGATTTTGAACATAG TTTTGTATTAACAAGAGGACACAAGTACAGATTACAGTGCTATTACTCTGAACCAG GTGTCGTAAGTGACATATTCAATGCATCACGGTATTGGAAGTCTCGTAAGTACCTTCAGCCAAACCGCTGGCTCCAAAGTTGGTTGAGAAGGGAAATTCAAGCTCTGATGCAG GAGGAAGATGTTGACATTATTGTGCACCACATACTTGGTGTAATTGACTCATTTGTATCCCG GAACGAGCCAAAAAGTCATGTAAAAATTCCTGAAACGAAAGGAGAAGAGTTGAAGGCTTTAGTCTCTGACGCTGCAAGGCCCTTTCTAGGAGCAAGAACAGATCGATTTATAAACGAGGTGGAACTATTTCTTGCTTCAGGTTTGAACATTGAAGCCTATGATGCTGTGTACATGCAGAGATTAGGTTGGAGTTTTCCTGGAGTCACCAGTGAGGCTTCTGAAGGAGCACTTAGTGGACAGACAACTGTAATTCCATACCTGTATATATTTGATGCAGACTCTGATGGACCTGATTAA